GCCCCACAATTCTACAACTCTCCATCATGTCCTTCAATCTCCACACAAGACATGTGCTCACAACAAGCAGTGCATGTGGCCATGACTCTTGACTTCCCTTATCTCCGCGGCACTATGGCAGCTATTTTTTCCATCCTCCAACACTCTTCCTGCCCGGAAAATATTCGTTTCCACTTCATTTCCTCCCCCTCCTCTACCCACCTCCATGAAACCATTACCACCTCCTTCCCTTACCTCCGTTCCCAAATCTACTCTTTCGATACCAACCCCGTCTCCGGCCTCATCTCCACCTCCATCCGCTCGGCCCTTGACTCTCCTCTTAACTATGCTCGCAATTATCTAGCCAACATCCTCCCTCCTTGCGTCCAAAAAGTCGTCTACTTGGACTCCGATTTAGTCCTAGTAGACGACATTGCATCACTAGCAGCTACACCTCTCGGTACCGGAACTGTTTTAGCAGCACCAGAATACTGTAATGCTAACTTTACCACATACTTTACGCCCACATTCTGGTCAAACCCTATGCTTTCCTTAACATTTTCCGGACGCAATGCCTGTTATTTTAACACAGGAGTGATGGTCATTGATTTAGAGAGATGGAGAGAAGGAGATTACACAACAAAAATAGTTGAATGGATGGAGCTTCAAAAGAGGATGAGGATTTACGAGTTGGGTTCATTGCCTCCGTTCTTGTTAGTTTTTGCAGGGAATATTGCTGCCGTGGATCATAAATGGAATCAACATGGTCTTGGTGGGGATAATTTCAGAGGTCGTTGTAGGGATTTGCATCCTGGTCCAGTTAGTCTTTTGCACTGGAGTGGTAAAGGGAAGCCTTGGGTTCGCTTAGATGCCAACAAGCCATGCCCTTTAGATGCATTATGGGCTCCTTACGATCTCTTGCGGACACCGTTTGCTCTTGAATCTTAGATTTCAGCAATTTGTATAAATTTTCCAATAATAAAGACAGATGGGAAAACAGGGAAGATGTTCATAGGTTATACGCCCATCAACAGACCTTACagtaatttcatctttttttctttctatttttgggTTTTGCTTTGTACCGGAGTACATAGTAGGAGCTCGTAAGTAGTACTGTGAAGAGGGAATTACAGAAAAGATAGATCAGagttcctttttatatatttttgtgttgttCATTGCTGTGATTTGTGTTTCTGAGTATGCAATTTTTCATGTACACCAGCACAGGCCGGATCGATTTCTTACTCGGTTTCAAATGATTAGCTGCTAATTAATTCCCAAATTGTTTCATTAACAGTGTAAATTGTCAAAGTATTTGGTGAATGTTTAAGATTAAGCGTTAGGTAGGCAAGCAATTAGGAAGGTGCTTTGGTGCTTCTGTTAACTAACAAATTAGCACGAGCTAAGACATAGCGataccaaaataatataaatattttaacaagCCAGCAATTAGAAAGGCAAtgaagaatccaaaaaaaaaaaaaaatccaggacGTGGTGCTTGAAGTTGCAAGATTGTGTAATTTCTAATTTAGAGGGGTTATTTTGTAGaacttatttgaaattaaacacAACATCAGGGGGGATTTTGAAAATCTCTAAGACTCTGGGGGGCCAAGGACCCTCTCTCAAAATTCGTCTCATGGAGTCGCATCGCGTCGACAGAGTGTGGggattctttaattatttttttaactcaaaagcAACTTTCAAGCCGTAATCCGCGTTCAAATTGATTAACGAGTCTTAGgcactatttgtttttattcaacatattttttatttaatttaaattaatatttttttttaatattttaaatcattttaatatgttaataaaaat
This Populus alba chromosome 7, ASM523922v2, whole genome shotgun sequence DNA region includes the following protein-coding sequences:
- the LOC118063244 gene encoding probable galacturonosyltransferase-like 1: MFKLGLKSPPPSSSPHHLLPLLLLSIIIINSTATATATANGKGFKEAPQFYNSPSCPSISTQDMCSQQAVHVAMTLDFPYLRGTMAAIFSILQHSSCPENIRFHFISSPSSTHLHETITTSFPYLRSQIYSFDTNPVSGLISTSIRSALDSPLNYARNYLANILPPCVQKVVYLDSDLVLVDDIASLAATPLGTGTVLAAPEYCNANFTTYFTPTFWSNPMLSLTFSGRNACYFNTGVMVIDLERWREGDYTTKIVEWMELQKRMRIYELGSLPPFLLVFAGNIAAVDHKWNQHGLGGDNFRGRCRDLHPGPVSLLHWSGKGKPWVRLDANKPCPLDALWAPYDLLRTPFALES